The genomic region TAACTTAGACTTTCGGGGTGTCCCTTTTGGCTGTATGCCTACGCTAATGGCACTTGCAGACTCAGTTACTAAGCTATCGGCTGTGTGCAGAGAGTGTGGCAAAGACGCCCATTATACCCAAAGACTTATTGATGGAAAAGCAGCTAAATTTGATGATCCTATTATAATGGTTGGAGCTCAAGAGTGTTATCAAGCGCGCTGTAGAGACTGCTATATTATTGACCAGAAAGCGTGGGTTAAACATGAGCAAAATCAAAACAACTTATAATTGCACCAACTGTGCCTATCAAACTATAAAATGGCTAGGCTGCTGTCCTGAGTGTAAATCCTGGAATACTCTTGAACTTAGTCAAGCGCCAAGTGGCGGGCAAAAAACACTTGTTGCTCCAGTGACCCTTACGGCACTGTCGGGTATTGAAACTAAACCCTTTACTCGCATGCTGTCAGGTATAAAAGAATGGGATCGTGTTACTGGTGGTGGCCTAGTGCCAGGTGAGTTTGCTGTCGTTACAGGTGATCCTGGCATTGGCAAATCAACTTTACTATTGCAAATTGCCGATAAACTTGCGCGTAGTTACACTATATTTTATTTTTCTTCTGAGGAATCTCTTGAGCAAGTAAAACTCAGAGCAGACCGTTTAGGTATTACAAGCCCTCAACTTTTATTTGCCGATCAAGCCAATCTTGATCAGATTATTTCTACTGCTCAAGCACATAAACCGCATGTGGTAATAATTGATTCTATTCAAAACTGTTATACCCAAGATGCTCATAGTATACCTGGTAGCATAGGACAGCTTAAAGAGTCAGCATTTAAGCTTATGCGTCTTGCAAAAGAGCATGATATTACGGTTATAGTTACTGGGCATATCACGAAAGACGGCGTTATAGCCGGGCCTAAGACGCTTGAGCATATGGTTGACGCAGTGTTTTATTTGCAAGG from Candidatus Dependentiae bacterium harbors:
- the radA gene encoding DNA repair protein RadA encodes the protein MSKIKTTYNCTNCAYQTIKWLGCCPECKSWNTLELSQAPSGGQKTLVAPVTLTALSGIETKPFTRMLSGIKEWDRVTGGGLVPGEFAVVTGDPGIGKSTLLLQIADKLARSYTIFYFSSEESLEQVKLRADRLGITSPQLLFADQANLDQIISTAQAHKPHVVIIDSIQNCYTQDAHSIPGSIGQLKESAFKLMRLAKEHDITVIVTGHITKDGVIAGPKTLEHMVDAVFYLQGEDRWQTRVLRSVKNRFGTIHELGFFEMVEEGMQEVPNINQQLLEEISYSPGSVLISFIEGSRPLLLELQALVLSSKFGMPQRVVSGIDQTQVVLIAAILEKYLQVKLSAHDIFFKVSGGFKIKTSGADLGIALALLSSYFQKPLPEKSLALGEISLTGQIKPINHIGIHASEAEKFGISKLLLAHNQKIETSCKTMRFTNVYELLSLFGD